A portion of the Myxococcales bacterium genome contains these proteins:
- a CDS encoding potassium channel protein: MNVIFFRGFTRLLALVPPSVRVFVMLGVVLLYGTLGFVQFERTGRPELGYADAAWWSIVTISTVGYGDIAPLTLAGRFLVGVPLMLSGIGLLGYVLSLVTTRLVESKNKELRGMASHLFSGHVVIANFPSLGKVMRVIDELKASGAFEDGTRILLIDEDLTELPSELAKRGVSFVKGNPARDATLARASIESADEAIILMKRPGDPHSDDHNLAVTLAIEGRTPRVRTVVECVDPESEELLKKAGADSIVCMARFESHFITTETVNPGTQEVVDDLLSHLRGDGQQIHFTKWDRANDTFGGAARRFVAEGHLAIGVRRDKQVRLNVTEAFAVNKGDDVISIGPKHIKSLS; this comes from the coding sequence ATGAACGTCATCTTTTTCCGTGGATTCACGCGGCTCCTGGCCCTCGTGCCGCCGTCGGTCCGTGTCTTCGTCATGTTGGGCGTCGTGCTCCTTTATGGAACGCTCGGCTTCGTTCAGTTCGAGCGTACCGGGCGCCCTGAGCTCGGGTACGCCGACGCCGCCTGGTGGAGCATCGTCACCATCTCCACTGTCGGGTATGGCGACATCGCCCCGCTGACGTTGGCGGGGCGCTTCTTGGTGGGCGTGCCCCTCATGCTTTCCGGCATCGGGCTCTTGGGCTACGTGCTTTCCCTCGTCACCACGAGACTCGTCGAATCGAAAAACAAGGAGCTCCGCGGCATGGCGAGCCATCTCTTCAGCGGCCACGTGGTCATCGCGAACTTTCCCAGCCTGGGCAAAGTCATGCGCGTCATTGACGAGCTCAAGGCGAGTGGAGCCTTCGAGGACGGCACCCGTATCCTGCTCATCGACGAGGACCTAACCGAGCTGCCATCCGAGCTCGCAAAGCGGGGGGTGTCATTTGTCAAAGGAAACCCCGCGCGCGACGCGACCTTGGCGAGGGCGAGCATCGAGAGCGCCGATGAGGCGATCATCTTGATGAAACGTCCCGGCGATCCGCACTCCGACGATCACAACCTCGCCGTCACGCTCGCCATCGAGGGGCGGACTCCCAGAGTTCGCACGGTCGTTGAGTGCGTCGACCCCGAGTCGGAGGAGCTCCTGAAGAAGGCTGGCGCCGACAGCATCGTCTGCATGGCCCGCTTCGAATCGCACTTCATCACCACCGAGACGGTGAATCCGGGCACGCAGGAGGTCGTGGACGATCTCTTGAGCCACCTTCGGGGCGACGGGCAGCAGATTCACTTCACGAAATGGGACCGCGCCAACGACACCTTCGGTGGTGCCGCGCGGCGCTTCGTAGCGGAAGGCCACCTTGCCATCGGCGTCCGCCGCGACAAGCAGGTGCGCCTCAACGTGACCGAAGCGTTCGCCGTGAACAAAGGCGACGACGTCATCAGCATCGGGCCCAAGCACATCAAGAGCCTCTCATGA
- a CDS encoding methyltransferase, with protein sequence MSPARDPSDDAKKLAASLRDPGFSPGARHVAPLLALLDDEQEGELAERALSRMGQALGSAVLPHAARLSERALIHVARALGRAAEPTAEAASFLEGALANDAERVRRASATALGKLGLRAPADERGRYEAWLTQALTRAGTPVEQKVIVEALGKVGGQAAASLLAAALPDGAVASGDAELRRVTARARVMLDRADRRSEEGRIRGDVTLATPIPLELMCRRGLQKILLLEVPPEWEGKVEGPGFVSATLRGPLASLRRFRVAERVMLRLPDMPVAPGDDLADVVLRGLEAAEPLLEELTEGPIRFRVSWSGGAHRRALTWKLAERALALRSRGSRLVNDPTESLWELMVSERRSLVRFSLSPRGLPDPRFRYRVRDVPAASHPTIAAALARVAGALGDDVVWDPFVGSGLELIERARLGPYRALLGTDLDEAALDAARANLASAGVEASLARTDALSFTPPEAPTLIVTNPPMGRRVHRQGDIGELLERFVARAATVLSPGGRLVWLSPQAERTRVAARRHGLDLEIVALVDMGGFDAELQVLRKR encoded by the coding sequence GTGAGCCCCGCGCGCGATCCGTCCGATGACGCGAAGAAGCTCGCCGCGAGCCTTCGGGATCCAGGATTTTCGCCGGGCGCACGCCACGTCGCGCCGCTCCTCGCCTTGCTCGACGATGAGCAAGAAGGCGAGCTCGCCGAACGCGCGCTCTCGCGCATGGGACAGGCGTTGGGAAGCGCCGTCCTGCCGCACGCCGCGCGTCTCTCGGAGCGCGCGCTCATTCACGTGGCCCGAGCCCTCGGCCGAGCGGCGGAGCCGACCGCCGAAGCCGCGAGCTTCCTCGAAGGCGCGCTCGCCAACGACGCGGAACGCGTGCGTCGCGCTTCCGCCACCGCGCTCGGGAAGCTCGGCCTCCGGGCGCCCGCCGACGAACGCGGCCGCTACGAGGCATGGCTCACACAAGCGCTCACGCGCGCCGGGACTCCCGTGGAGCAGAAGGTCATCGTGGAGGCGCTGGGCAAGGTCGGCGGACAAGCGGCCGCCTCGCTCCTCGCCGCCGCACTCCCCGACGGCGCCGTGGCCTCGGGCGACGCGGAGCTTCGTCGCGTCACCGCGCGCGCGCGCGTGATGCTCGACCGGGCAGACCGCCGCTCCGAAGAGGGACGCATTCGCGGCGACGTGACGCTCGCCACGCCCATCCCCCTTGAGCTCATGTGTCGCCGCGGTCTTCAGAAGATTCTCCTCTTGGAGGTTCCGCCCGAGTGGGAGGGGAAGGTCGAGGGGCCGGGCTTCGTCTCCGCAACGCTGCGCGGGCCCCTCGCGTCGCTGCGGCGCTTTCGCGTGGCCGAGCGCGTCATGTTGCGCTTGCCCGACATGCCAGTCGCGCCAGGCGATGACCTCGCCGACGTGGTGCTCCGCGGCCTCGAGGCCGCCGAGCCGCTGCTCGAGGAGCTCACGGAGGGACCGATTCGGTTTCGCGTGTCTTGGTCCGGCGGCGCGCACCGGCGCGCGCTCACCTGGAAGCTCGCCGAGCGCGCCCTCGCCCTTCGCTCGCGTGGCTCACGGCTCGTCAACGACCCGACGGAGAGCCTTTGGGAGCTGATGGTGTCAGAGCGCCGCTCTCTGGTCCGGTTCTCGCTCTCACCGCGCGGCCTGCCGGATCCGCGCTTTCGCTACCGCGTGCGCGATGTGCCGGCGGCGTCCCATCCGACCATCGCGGCAGCGCTCGCGCGCGTCGCGGGCGCCTTGGGCGACGACGTCGTGTGGGATCCGTTCGTGGGCTCCGGCCTCGAGCTCATCGAGCGCGCGCGCCTCGGGCCCTATCGAGCGCTCCTCGGAACCGACCTCGACGAGGCGGCTCTTGATGCGGCGCGCGCGAACCTCGCGAGCGCAGGCGTCGAGGCGTCGTTGGCGCGCACGGATGCGCTGTCTTTCACCCCCCCCGAGGCCCCGACGCTCATCGTCACGAACCCTCCCATGGGGCGGCGTGTTCATCGGCAAGGCGACATCGGGGAGCTGCTCGAACGGTTCGTCGCGCGGGCGGCGACGGTCCTATCGCCCGGTGGCCGCCTCGTGTGGCTCTCACCTCAGGCGGAGCGCACGCGCGTGGCGGCCCGCCGTCACGGGCTCGACCTCGAGATCGTCGCCCTCGTCGACATGGGCGGCTTCGACGCAGAGCTGCAGGTGCTACGAAAACGGTAG
- the dinB gene encoding DNA polymerase IV: MDAFYASVEELDNPSLKGKPVIVGGAERRGVVLAASYAVRRFGVHSAMPMAEAMRLAPRALVVSPRHQRYAEISAQVFAVFERYTPLVEGLSIDEAFLDVTASRSLFGDGETIARTMKAEIAREVGLTASAGVAPSKFVAKIASDLEKPNGLVVVPPERVTSFLAPLPIERMWGVGPKSAPRFHAAGLHTFADLAAASPELLERTFGPHGADLQALARGDDVRDVVPDRSAKSIGAEETYDEDLATWDDIDRSLLAHAARIATRLVRAELATRVVTVKLKYSDFTVRTRRVTLAEAISDTVTLYDAARRIVRDLPLRPVRLTGISTADFVPRGTRLTLFPDESLARRSKVEDVVQRVRGKFEDDDTAESGTRADAPRGRFERLGEAKGALLLPASLLETRKRRR; encoded by the coding sequence ATGGACGCCTTCTACGCGTCCGTCGAGGAGCTCGACAACCCGAGCCTCAAGGGCAAGCCGGTCATTGTGGGCGGCGCCGAGCGACGCGGCGTGGTGCTGGCCGCGTCTTACGCGGTCCGCCGTTTTGGCGTGCATTCGGCCATGCCCATGGCCGAAGCCATGCGCCTCGCGCCGCGCGCTCTCGTGGTCTCGCCGCGCCATCAGCGATACGCCGAAATAAGCGCGCAGGTCTTCGCCGTCTTCGAGCGCTACACGCCGCTCGTCGAGGGCCTCTCCATCGACGAGGCGTTCCTCGACGTCACGGCGAGCCGAAGCCTCTTCGGCGACGGAGAGACCATCGCCCGAACCATGAAGGCCGAGATCGCCCGCGAGGTCGGCCTTACGGCCTCGGCCGGCGTGGCCCCCTCGAAGTTCGTGGCCAAGATCGCCAGCGATCTCGAGAAGCCCAACGGCCTCGTCGTCGTGCCTCCCGAGCGGGTCACGAGCTTCCTCGCGCCCTTGCCCATCGAGCGCATGTGGGGTGTTGGCCCGAAGAGCGCCCCGCGCTTCCACGCGGCAGGCCTTCACACCTTCGCCGATCTCGCCGCGGCCTCCCCGGAACTGTTGGAGCGAACCTTCGGGCCCCACGGTGCCGACCTCCAGGCGCTAGCGCGCGGCGACGACGTCCGCGACGTGGTCCCCGATCGCTCCGCCAAGTCCATCGGAGCCGAGGAGACCTACGACGAAGACCTGGCGACCTGGGACGACATCGACCGGTCGCTCTTGGCCCACGCCGCGCGCATCGCCACGCGCCTCGTGCGCGCCGAGCTGGCCACACGCGTCGTGACCGTGAAGCTCAAGTACTCGGACTTCACGGTGCGGACGCGTCGGGTGACCCTCGCAGAGGCCATCTCCGACACGGTCACGCTCTACGACGCCGCGCGCCGCATCGTGCGAGACCTCCCGCTCCGTCCCGTGAGGCTCACGGGGATTTCCACGGCCGACTTCGTGCCCCGCGGCACGCGTCTCACGCTCTTTCCCGACGAATCGCTGGCGCGGCGCAGCAAGGTCGAAGACGTCGTGCAACGCGTCCGAGGCAAGTTCGAGGACGACGACACGGCCGAGTCGGGAACCCGCGCCGACGCCCCGCGAGGCCGCTTCGAGCGCCTCGGAGAAGCCAAAGGCGCGCTGCTCCTGCCCGCGTCGCTCCTCGAAACCCGCAAGCGACGGCGGTAG
- a CDS encoding alpha-ketoglutarate-dependent dioxygenase AlkB, which translates to MQVIALPLGGTLQYNADFLARSEADALFETLLAELPLVQEDVVLFGRRIPQPRLSLWMGDPGATYRYSGVTREPRPWHGPVRALAERASAVAGVPFNSVLCNLYRGGRDSMGFHADDEPELGSEPVIASLSLGAARTFVLRPKHKRDRAAGGHKLRLGHGSLLLMSSAVQRHWNHGIPKEQADGPRLNMTFRRIER; encoded by the coding sequence ATGCAGGTCATCGCACTGCCCCTCGGCGGCACGCTCCAATACAACGCTGATTTTCTCGCAAGGTCCGAAGCCGACGCGCTCTTTGAGACGCTGCTCGCCGAGCTGCCGCTCGTGCAAGAAGACGTCGTCCTCTTCGGTCGGCGCATTCCGCAACCGCGACTGTCGCTGTGGATGGGGGACCCGGGCGCCACGTACCGCTACAGCGGCGTCACGCGAGAGCCGCGGCCGTGGCACGGACCTGTTCGTGCGCTCGCCGAACGCGCGTCGGCGGTGGCGGGCGTCCCGTTCAACAGCGTGCTCTGCAACCTGTACCGGGGCGGACGAGACTCGATGGGATTCCACGCCGACGACGAGCCCGAGCTCGGCAGCGAGCCCGTCATCGCGTCGCTGTCGCTGGGCGCGGCGCGCACGTTCGTGCTTCGCCCGAAGCACAAGCGAGATCGGGCTGCCGGTGGTCACAAGTTGCGGCTCGGTCACGGAAGCCTTTTGCTGATGAGCAGCGCGGTCCAACGCCACTGGAACCACGGGATCCCGAAAGAGCAGGCCGACGGCCCGCGTCTGAACATGACGTTCCGCCGCATCGAGCGCTGA
- a CDS encoding pyridoxal phosphate-dependent aminotransferase, translated as MSEKEALSAFRSVPRTGVIYVTAEAQKRGFSSSAADWCNLGQGQPETGDLEGAPPRTTEVSIRLDDQEYAPVAGLMELRESVASLYNQLFRRGMPSQYSAENVCISGGGRAALTRAAASLGAINLGHFLPDYTAYEELLDIFKAFTPIPILLEGDRGYSFSVDDLRHEILGRGLSALLLSNPCNPTGKLVGGDELARWVETSRDLECALLLDEFYSHYVYRGRPGALPIESAARYVENVDKDPVVIFDGLTKNWRYPGWRVTWAVGPKHVAETLASAGSFLDGGGSKPLQRAAIPLLSLDHVTKETLAIQATFRAKRDRMHSRLERLGVRFDGVPQGTFYLWGDVSALPAGLSDGMSLFRAALDEKVIVVPGEFFDVNPGKRRAGRPSRFRHYVRFSFGPSADVLDRALDRLERLVGRAG; from the coding sequence ATGAGCGAGAAAGAAGCGCTCTCGGCCTTTCGGTCGGTGCCGCGCACGGGCGTCATCTACGTCACCGCCGAGGCACAAAAGCGAGGCTTTTCGTCGAGCGCCGCCGATTGGTGCAACCTCGGCCAAGGGCAGCCCGAGACCGGTGACCTCGAAGGCGCGCCGCCGCGCACGACGGAGGTCAGCATTCGGCTCGACGATCAGGAGTACGCGCCTGTGGCGGGCCTGATGGAGCTACGCGAGAGCGTCGCGTCGCTCTACAACCAGCTCTTTCGTCGCGGCATGCCGTCGCAATACTCGGCCGAAAACGTGTGCATCTCCGGCGGCGGACGCGCCGCGCTGACGCGCGCCGCCGCGAGCCTCGGAGCGATCAACCTCGGCCACTTTTTGCCCGACTACACGGCCTACGAAGAGTTGCTCGACATCTTCAAGGCCTTCACGCCCATCCCCATCTTGCTCGAAGGCGACCGGGGGTACTCCTTCAGCGTCGACGACCTCCGCCACGAAATCCTCGGCCGCGGCCTCTCAGCGCTCTTGCTCTCCAACCCCTGCAACCCCACGGGCAAGCTGGTCGGCGGTGACGAGCTAGCGCGATGGGTGGAGACCTCACGGGACCTCGAGTGTGCACTCCTCTTGGACGAGTTCTATTCGCACTACGTCTATCGAGGCCGGCCCGGCGCGCTCCCCATCGAGAGCGCCGCCCGTTACGTCGAGAACGTCGACAAAGATCCCGTCGTCATCTTCGACGGCCTCACGAAGAACTGGCGTTACCCGGGCTGGCGCGTCACCTGGGCCGTAGGCCCGAAACACGTGGCCGAGACGCTGGCGAGCGCCGGCTCGTTCCTCGACGGCGGCGGCTCGAAGCCGCTTCAACGCGCGGCCATTCCACTCCTGTCTTTGGACCACGTCACCAAGGAGACGTTGGCCATCCAGGCGACGTTCCGCGCGAAGCGCGACCGGATGCACTCGCGGCTCGAGCGCCTCGGCGTGCGCTTCGATGGCGTCCCGCAGGGAACGTTCTACCTCTGGGGCGACGTGAGCGCCCTCCCTGCGGGGCTCTCCGACGGCATGTCGCTCTTCCGCGCCGCGCTCGACGAGAAGGTCATCGTCGTGCCCGGTGAGTTCTTCGACGTGAACCCCGGCAAGCGGCGAGCGGGACGCCCCTCGCGCTTTCGCCACTACGTGCGCTTCTCCTTCGGTCCGTCGGCCGACGTCCTCGACCGAGCGCTCGATCGCCTCGAACGCCTCGTCGGACGCGCCGGCTGA
- a CDS encoding deoxynucleoside kinase, whose product MKRYVAVAGTIGAGKTSLVAWLVKRYGLEPFYEPNEANPYLEDFYRDMKRYAFHSQAFFLAHKLELHQSLEKRGRPAVIDRTIYEDAEIFAKNLFVTKMMDKRDYEVYQRLYDGIRRALKPPDVLVALTCSLGATKKRIARRGRAMENEIPDDYLRRLHRLYGRWFDSYDLSPIVRIDMTKLDYVEDLVDLIELQRTLDEALR is encoded by the coding sequence GTGAAGCGTTACGTCGCCGTGGCCGGGACCATCGGGGCGGGCAAGACGTCGCTCGTGGCGTGGCTCGTGAAGCGCTACGGGCTTGAGCCTTTCTACGAGCCCAACGAGGCCAATCCGTACCTGGAAGACTTCTACCGCGACATGAAGCGTTACGCGTTTCACTCGCAGGCGTTCTTTCTCGCGCACAAGCTCGAGCTGCATCAGTCGCTCGAGAAGCGAGGTCGGCCCGCCGTCATTGACCGAACCATCTACGAAGACGCGGAGATCTTCGCCAAGAACCTCTTCGTCACGAAGATGATGGATAAGCGCGACTACGAGGTCTACCAGCGCCTCTACGACGGCATTCGCCGCGCCCTCAAGCCGCCGGACGTGCTCGTGGCGCTGACGTGCTCGCTCGGTGCGACCAAGAAGCGCATCGCGAGGCGCGGCCGCGCGATGGAAAACGAGATCCCCGACGACTACCTGAGGCGACTCCATCGCCTCTACGGGCGCTGGTTCGACAGCTACGATCTGTCGCCCATCGTTCGCATCGATATGACCAAGCTCGACTACGTCGAAGATCTCGTGGACCTCATTGAGCTGCAACGCACGCTCGACGAGGCGCTCCGGTGA
- a CDS encoding aldehyde dehydrogenase family protein has translation MDSSLTPPTPPSTHPDDLEAILKRLAAKRADWGKTPLARRRELLERVLEGALTVAERWVEEAARGKGLDPHEPRAGDEWLSGPMPFVQNIRLLMDSLAAGGRRSVKVRTNAQGRNIARVFPLDLSHRLLLAGTTADIWLEPGKPTTQGTALTATPPEGRTALVLGASNITAIAPMDALYKLFVEGHVTVLKVNPVAANLGPLFETAFRPLVDEGVFAVVYGGADVGALLANHPLVDTLHVTGSDATYEAIVFGGAHEERERKKAQGLRQNERPFTAELGCVTPVLLVPGPYALRDLAYQARHVAGMLTHNGGFNCDAAQVLIVGREWLQKDTFLRLLREELAAIAPRPSFIPGAAARRADILTHYPSAEAVCEAPPGTLPWTLLSIDGDRATADEWFFRKEAFCGALAVVELSGAGDAEAYLAKAVPFANERLWGTLSASLIVHPSVADEHGAAVERAIAELRYGGVGVNAWPGVIFALAGATWGAFPGHTPEDIQSGTGVVHNAMLFDHPEKTVVRAAFRSAPPPPYFPNLEGIAALGRALTAFEASPSFGKAMAVAKAGMGVSAAKRRKKSTTTTATATATTTTTATATPTATATGTGTGTTGRDEEPRL, from the coding sequence TTGGATTCCTCCCTCACGCCGCCCACGCCGCCGTCGACCCATCCGGACGATCTCGAAGCGATCTTGAAGCGGCTCGCCGCGAAGCGCGCCGACTGGGGCAAGACCCCGCTCGCGCGACGGCGAGAGCTCTTGGAGCGCGTCCTCGAGGGAGCACTCACGGTCGCCGAGCGCTGGGTCGAAGAAGCCGCGCGCGGCAAGGGACTCGACCCGCATGAGCCCAGGGCCGGCGACGAGTGGCTCTCGGGGCCCATGCCCTTTGTGCAGAACATCCGCCTGCTCATGGACTCTCTTGCGGCTGGAGGTCGACGAAGCGTCAAGGTCCGAACGAACGCTCAAGGCCGCAACATCGCGCGCGTATTTCCCCTCGACTTGTCGCATCGGCTGCTGCTCGCCGGCACGACGGCCGACATCTGGCTGGAGCCTGGGAAGCCCACGACGCAGGGCACCGCACTCACCGCCACGCCGCCGGAAGGCCGAACGGCGCTCGTCCTTGGCGCGAGCAACATCACCGCCATCGCGCCGATGGATGCGCTTTACAAGTTGTTCGTGGAGGGGCACGTCACGGTACTCAAGGTGAATCCCGTGGCCGCGAACCTAGGCCCGCTCTTCGAGACGGCCTTCCGCCCACTCGTCGACGAAGGCGTCTTCGCCGTGGTCTACGGTGGGGCTGACGTCGGCGCCCTGCTCGCCAATCATCCGCTCGTCGATACGCTTCACGTGACCGGCTCCGACGCGACCTACGAGGCCATCGTCTTTGGTGGCGCCCATGAAGAGCGCGAGCGCAAGAAGGCGCAGGGACTCCGCCAGAACGAGCGGCCCTTCACGGCGGAGCTCGGGTGCGTGACGCCGGTTCTCTTGGTCCCGGGCCCCTACGCGCTTCGCGACCTCGCCTACCAAGCGCGCCACGTCGCCGGGATGCTCACGCACAACGGCGGCTTCAACTGCGACGCGGCGCAGGTGCTCATCGTGGGGCGCGAGTGGCTCCAGAAGGACACGTTCTTGCGCCTCCTTCGCGAAGAGCTCGCCGCCATCGCGCCCAGGCCATCGTTCATCCCCGGCGCCGCGGCGCGGCGCGCGGACATTCTCACGCACTACCCGTCGGCGGAGGCCGTCTGCGAAGCGCCTCCGGGCACGTTGCCTTGGACGCTGCTGTCGATCGACGGCGATCGGGCCACGGCCGACGAGTGGTTCTTTCGGAAGGAAGCCTTCTGTGGGGCCCTCGCCGTCGTGGAGTTGAGCGGCGCGGGCGACGCGGAGGCCTACCTCGCGAAGGCCGTGCCGTTCGCCAACGAGCGCTTGTGGGGCACGCTCTCGGCGAGCCTCATCGTGCATCCGTCGGTGGCAGATGAGCACGGAGCCGCAGTCGAGCGCGCCATCGCGGAGCTTCGTTACGGTGGCGTTGGCGTCAATGCGTGGCCGGGAGTCATCTTCGCGCTGGCGGGCGCGACGTGGGGCGCGTTCCCGGGGCATACGCCAGAGGACATTCAGTCGGGAACGGGCGTCGTCCACAACGCGATGTTGTTCGACCATCCCGAGAAGACCGTGGTGCGTGCGGCGTTTCGGAGCGCGCCACCGCCGCCCTATTTCCCCAACCTCGAAGGCATCGCGGCGCTCGGCCGCGCGCTGACGGCGTTCGAGGCGAGCCCGTCGTTCGGCAAGGCGATGGCGGTCGCGAAGGCTGGGATGGGCGTGTCCGCTGCGAAGCGGAGGAAGAAGAGCACGACGACGACCGCGACCGCGACCGCGACCACGACCACGACCGCGACCGCGACCCCGACCGCGACCGCGACGGGGACGGGGACGGGGACCACCGGGAGAGACGAGGAGCCTCGGTTGTGA
- a CDS encoding phenylalanine--tRNA ligase subunit beta, translated as MKVVLSHLRRLVDLPDEPRAVRSLLDDVGIEVKRALTDPALGVVFTVELLANRGDHYAYGGIAREVHARTGGALRLPSPKSLPQVTSGRARVTAGGAACLAYSLTPLTVKSGTGKLPAEVSAVVQAAELGSELPIVDVTNFVNLELGQPLHAFDAAKVVGDVSVRFSRAGEMAWLLATKEPTPVPEGTLVIADQEKILAIAGVIGCEDSAMTAASQAVLLEAATFDPVLVRKASRALNVATDAAARFMRGGDPTLPAVGATRAIEILVAAGIVAAPEALEMAATFSEPGRVLTLGVASTNHFIGAELSRVEMIERLGRHGFSCAGSGDELLVTVPPHRRWDVEEIADVHEELAKSVGYGALKVSVPVAVRGASPSAAEALRRSVDDVIVGYGFHEIFTSGFYGRSSLTKLELPEGDPLLSHVETINALDRDYTLLKNNALVHALETVGVNLDVRLSDVRAFEWTRTFHLDPNAENGFSRETELFWLVAAGAAPGSWRSVDGHAPLDFFFLRGVLDELRLATRVDLRLDASVPHRLDRLFHPQRRASILVGDAIVGILGEPHPAVLRGFRIKHARPAYLEIEWRKLVGAAPKKYTEPPVLMPARRDLCFDVPRGITADAIVSVMRGLAPPMVASFDVTDVFEDKTRRSVTFAVGFHGGEATTNVAMNETCQKFADAVSAKWVAEGVKLRG; from the coding sequence ATGAAAGTTGTTCTTTCGCACCTTCGTCGGCTCGTCGACTTGCCCGACGAGCCGCGCGCCGTTCGCAGCTTGCTCGACGACGTCGGCATCGAGGTCAAGCGCGCGCTGACCGATCCGGCTCTCGGTGTGGTCTTCACCGTTGAGTTGCTCGCCAATCGGGGCGACCACTACGCCTACGGCGGCATCGCTCGCGAAGTGCACGCGCGCACCGGCGGAGCGTTGAGGCTGCCCTCGCCCAAGTCGTTGCCACAAGTGACTAGCGGGCGGGCCCGCGTGACGGCCGGCGGAGCCGCGTGCCTCGCCTATTCGTTGACGCCGCTCACGGTCAAGAGCGGCACCGGCAAGTTGCCGGCGGAGGTCTCGGCCGTGGTGCAGGCGGCGGAGCTCGGCTCCGAGCTGCCCATCGTCGACGTCACGAACTTCGTCAACCTCGAGCTGGGCCAGCCTCTCCATGCCTTCGACGCCGCCAAGGTCGTCGGCGACGTGTCCGTGCGCTTCTCCCGCGCCGGCGAGATGGCTTGGTTGCTCGCCACCAAAGAGCCGACGCCGGTCCCCGAAGGGACGCTCGTCATCGCGGACCAGGAGAAGATCCTGGCCATCGCCGGCGTCATCGGGTGCGAAGACTCGGCCATGACGGCCGCGAGTCAGGCGGTGCTCCTCGAAGCGGCGACGTTCGACCCGGTCCTCGTTCGCAAGGCCAGCCGAGCCCTCAACGTGGCCACGGACGCAGCGGCGCGATTCATGCGGGGTGGTGACCCGACGCTCCCCGCCGTGGGTGCGACGCGAGCCATCGAGATCCTGGTGGCGGCGGGCATCGTCGCGGCACCGGAAGCCCTCGAGATGGCGGCGACGTTCTCCGAGCCGGGGCGCGTCTTGACGCTCGGCGTGGCCTCCACGAATCACTTCATCGGCGCCGAGCTGTCGCGGGTTGAGATGATCGAGCGGCTCGGTCGGCACGGCTTCTCGTGCGCCGGCTCGGGCGATGAGCTGCTCGTGACGGTGCCTCCGCATCGCCGCTGGGATGTGGAAGAGATCGCCGACGTGCACGAAGAACTCGCCAAGTCGGTGGGCTACGGCGCGCTCAAGGTGAGCGTTCCCGTTGCCGTGCGTGGCGCGAGCCCGTCGGCAGCGGAGGCGCTGCGCCGATCCGTCGACGATGTCATCGTGGGCTACGGCTTTCACGAGATCTTCACCAGCGGCTTCTACGGCCGAAGCTCGCTCACCAAGCTCGAGCTTCCGGAAGGCGACCCGCTCTTGTCGCATGTCGAGACGATCAACGCGCTCGACCGCGACTACACGCTGCTCAAGAACAACGCTCTCGTTCATGCGCTCGAGACCGTTGGCGTCAACCTCGACGTTCGTCTCTCGGACGTGCGCGCCTTCGAGTGGACTCGCACCTTTCACCTCGATCCGAACGCTGAGAACGGCTTCTCGCGCGAGACCGAGCTCTTCTGGCTCGTCGCCGCCGGCGCGGCGCCGGGGTCGTGGCGGAGCGTCGACGGCCACGCGCCGCTCGACTTCTTCTTCCTGCGCGGCGTCCTCGACGAACTCCGCCTCGCGACGCGCGTCGACCTTCGCCTCGACGCGAGCGTTCCGCACCGACTAGACCGGCTCTTTCACCCGCAGCGGCGCGCGTCGATCCTGGTCGGCGATGCCATCGTCGGCATTCTCGGTGAGCCGCATCCGGCGGTGCTGCGCGGCTTTCGCATCAAGCACGCACGGCCGGCGTACCTCGAGATCGAGTGGCGCAAGCTCGTGGGGGCAGCGCCCAAGAAGTACACCGAGCCGCCGGTGCTCATGCCGGCCCGCCGCGATCTTTGTTTCGACGTTCCCCGCGGCATCACCGCCGACGCCATCGTTTCGGTGATGAGGGGGCTGGCTCCGCCCATGGTGGCCTCCTTCGACGTGACCGACGTCTTCGAGGACAAGACGCGGCGTTCGGTGACCTTCGCCGTGGGCTTCCACGGCGGCGAGGCCACCACGAACGTGGCCATGAACGAGACCTGCCAGAAATTCGCCGACGCGGTCAGCGCGAAGTGGGTTGCGGAGGGCGTGAAGCTTCGGGGATAG